A DNA window from Hordeum vulgare subsp. vulgare chromosome 1H, MorexV3_pseudomolecules_assembly, whole genome shotgun sequence contains the following coding sequences:
- the LOC123447956 gene encoding myb-related protein Hv33-like, which yields MGRPTSGGAEQPKLRKGLWSPEEDERLYNHIIRHGVGCWTSVPRLAGLHRCGKSCRLRWLNYLRPDLKRGTFSQQEEDDIVALHRILGNRWSQIASHLPGRTDNEIKNFWNSCIKKKLRQQGLDPATHKPMAAGAAPAALPDAEVEDRKPLAAAADGGLALKQSAGFDPFPVCADYGGGLSGDLGAALYAQFGDCKDAGDYSCVLDVSENLGYGESSSNSSNWNYGGEVGSVLDGEVPHWAKAEMERQHDEPLDYKFSLPYQESLHTNFEFNLEQYF from the exons ATGGGACGTCCGACGTCTGGGGGCGCGGAGCAGCCCAAGCTCCGCAAGGGGCTGTGGTCGCCCGAGGAAGACGAGAGGCTCTACAACCACATCATCCGGCACGGCGTCGGCTGCTGGACCTCCGTCCCCAGGCTCGCCGGGCTGCACCGGTGCGGCAAGAGCTGCCGCCTCCGCTGGCTCAACTACCTCCGCCCCGACCTCAAGCGCGGCACCTTCTCGCAGCAGGAGGAGGACGACATCGTCGCGCTCCACCGGATCCTCGGCAACAG GTGGTCACAGATCGCGTCGCACCTGCCGGGCCGGACGGACAACGAGATCAAGAACTTCTGGAACAGCTGCATCAAGAAGAAGCTCCGCCAGCAAGGCCTGGACCCCGCCACGCACAAGCCCATGGCCGCCGGCGCAGCCCCGGCGGCATTGCCGGACGCGGAAGTGGAGGACCGTAAGCCCCTTGCCGCGGCGGCCGACGGCGGCCTCGCTCTGAAACAGTCAGCGGGGTTCGATCCGTTCCCGGTGTGCGCCGATTACGGCGGCGGGCTCAGCGGTGACCTCGGCGCCGCACTGTACGCCCAGTTCGGGGATTGCAAGGACGCCGGCGACTACAGCTGCGTGCTGGACGTGTCGGAGAACCTGGGCTACGGGGAGAGCTCGAGCAACAGCAGCAACTGGAACTACGGCGGCGAGGTGGGCAGCGTGCTGGACGGCGAGGTGCCGCACTGGGCCAAGGCGGAGATGGAGCGGCAGCACGACGAGCCGCTCGATTACAAGTTCTCCTTACCCTACCAAGAAAGCCTCCACACAAATTTCGAGTTCAATTTGGAACAATACTTCTGA